The Catenulispora sp. MAP5-51 genome has a segment encoding these proteins:
- a CDS encoding WhiB family transcriptional regulator, whose translation MNGAGPRPIAALWEWQESAACRDVSDTLFFSPFRERGAARREREARAQKVCAGCPVREECAQFAMEIGEEHGTWGGMTSQERVELLRRPRGAAPARRAQRSAKAA comes from the coding sequence ATGAACGGAGCAGGACCTCGCCCGATCGCGGCACTGTGGGAGTGGCAGGAGTCCGCAGCCTGCCGCGACGTCTCCGACACGCTGTTCTTCTCCCCCTTCCGGGAACGCGGCGCTGCACGGAGAGAGCGAGAAGCACGTGCCCAGAAGGTCTGCGCCGGGTGTCCTGTCCGCGAGGAGTGTGCGCAATTCGCCATGGAAATCGGCGAGGAGCACGGGACCTGGGGTGGCATGACCAGCCAGGAACGGGTGGAGTTGCTCCGCCGGCCGCGGGGCGCCGCCCCGGCCCGGCGGGCCCAGCGCTCGGCCAAGGCGGCGTGA
- a CDS encoding AAA family ATPase, which yields MGSTFPRHSRCLGLVDREAERAVLYELTEAVRSGESRAVVLRGEAGVGKTALLDHLVEQATGCQVFRVTGMQSEMELAYAGLHLLCSPIQRYGIRLPPPQGKALEVAFGLSDGLVPDRFRVGLAVLGLLSEVAAERPLICVVDDYQWLDRASAEVLGFVARRLAADAVGLVFGTRVTGQDELAGIRQLVVGGLGEEHARTLLERTQTGPLDNRVRDQLIAESDGNPLALLELPRSLPHAQLAGGFGLPFPEPLADRIEESFARQLQTLPADSRSLLLVASADPAADQNLVWKVAECLGVPRLAGQAAVESGLMEIGARLRFRHPLLRSVTYRSAAPVDRRDVHRAFAEAVDPVEDADRRAWHLAQAAEGPDDQVAADLEASADRARARGGLAAAAAFLHRAALLTADSALRAERLLAAASANVQAGVFPTAHDCLAAAAAAAEPLDEMQLARVDLTRAQIVFASGQDGEAPQLLLDAAQQLQRLDPSLARDTFLSAWMAALFAEFPVGERWLSKVSQGARSMSPSPTTDGTRELVLDALSLLITDGPAAAAGRLRAIVEVFTADDLDPEDDLRFGWFAQAAASAVWDERAWLDMLRRQAQLGRETGILDHQPIVLSALGTASAWIGDFAAAATLATEQEVLCEATGVQIASFGAMCLAALRGDAASALPIITETVARFTEQRMGVAVVYAHWMAAVLYNGLGRYEEAQTAAECAAGPNPGPYVSTWALPELIEAAVRAGDIPAAERALAFLAASTQAGGTDFALGIEARCRALITVGAAAESFHVEAIDRLSRTLMRLECARARLLYGEWLRREGRRTDARAQLRLAYETLADIGAEAFAERARRELQATGEKARSRTADDVEILTDQEALIARLAAEGRTNPEIGMQLFISARTVEWHLRKVFGKLGVASRRELPAVLAPPGVASGV from the coding sequence GTGGGGTCGACATTCCCGCGGCACAGTCGTTGTCTTGGGCTTGTCGACCGCGAGGCTGAACGGGCTGTGTTGTATGAGCTGACCGAGGCGGTGCGATCCGGGGAGAGCCGGGCCGTGGTTCTGCGGGGTGAGGCGGGGGTGGGCAAGACCGCGTTGCTGGACCATCTCGTGGAGCAGGCGACTGGCTGCCAGGTGTTTCGGGTGACGGGCATGCAGTCCGAGATGGAGTTGGCGTACGCCGGTCTGCATTTGCTGTGCTCGCCTATCCAGCGTTACGGCATCCGATTGCCGCCGCCACAGGGAAAAGCACTGGAGGTCGCGTTCGGACTGTCCGACGGGCTGGTGCCAGACCGTTTCCGAGTCGGGCTCGCGGTACTGGGGCTGTTGTCCGAGGTCGCCGCGGAGCGTCCGCTGATCTGCGTGGTTGACGACTATCAATGGCTGGACCGGGCCTCCGCGGAGGTGCTGGGCTTCGTCGCCCGACGGCTGGCGGCTGACGCGGTGGGTCTGGTGTTCGGCACGCGCGTCACGGGACAGGACGAGCTGGCCGGGATTCGACAGCTGGTCGTGGGCGGGCTCGGCGAGGAGCACGCCAGAACGCTGCTGGAACGGACACAGACCGGGCCGCTGGACAATCGGGTCCGGGACCAGCTGATCGCTGAATCCGACGGCAACCCACTGGCGCTCTTGGAACTGCCCAGGTCCCTGCCTCACGCGCAGCTTGCCGGCGGTTTCGGTCTGCCCTTCCCAGAACCATTGGCGGACAGGATCGAGGAGAGCTTCGCCCGTCAGTTGCAGACGCTTCCAGCGGATTCGAGGTCGCTGCTGCTGGTCGCCTCCGCCGACCCGGCTGCGGATCAGAATCTGGTGTGGAAGGTGGCCGAGTGCTTGGGAGTTCCGCGATTGGCGGGCCAAGCGGCGGTGGAGTCCGGGTTGATGGAGATCGGGGCTCGGCTGCGCTTCAGGCATCCGCTACTGCGTTCGGTGACCTACCGGTCGGCGGCCCCCGTCGACCGCCGTGACGTGCACCGGGCGTTCGCCGAAGCAGTGGACCCGGTCGAAGACGCGGATCGCCGTGCCTGGCATCTGGCTCAAGCCGCGGAAGGCCCCGATGACCAGGTTGCCGCCGACTTGGAGGCGTCGGCGGACCGCGCCAGGGCCCGGGGAGGTTTGGCCGCCGCGGCGGCGTTCCTGCATCGTGCGGCGTTGCTGACCGCCGATTCCGCACTCCGCGCCGAGCGGCTGTTGGCCGCCGCGTCCGCCAACGTGCAGGCCGGGGTCTTCCCCACCGCGCACGACTGCCTGGCCGCAGCCGCAGCCGCAGCCGAACCGTTGGACGAAATGCAGCTTGCTCGCGTCGATCTGACCCGGGCCCAGATCGTCTTCGCCTCTGGCCAGGACGGTGAAGCCCCGCAACTTCTTCTGGACGCGGCGCAGCAACTGCAGCGACTGGATCCGAGCCTGGCTCGTGACACCTTCCTCTCAGCGTGGATGGCCGCTTTGTTCGCGGAGTTCCCCGTTGGGGAGCGCTGGCTTTCGAAGGTGTCGCAGGGGGCCCGGTCGATGTCCCCGTCGCCGACCACCGACGGCACGCGCGAGCTGGTCCTCGACGCCCTCAGCCTGCTGATTACCGACGGCCCGGCGGCCGCGGCCGGGCGTTTGCGGGCGATTGTGGAAGTCTTCACCGCTGACGACCTCGACCCAGAGGACGACCTGCGCTTCGGCTGGTTCGCCCAGGCCGCGGCCAGCGCGGTGTGGGATGAGCGAGCTTGGCTGGACATGCTGCGCCGTCAGGCGCAGTTGGGCCGCGAAACCGGGATCTTGGACCATCAGCCGATCGTGCTTAGCGCTTTGGGAACGGCGTCGGCGTGGATCGGTGACTTCGCCGCCGCCGCGACCCTGGCCACCGAGCAAGAGGTTCTGTGTGAGGCCACCGGCGTCCAGATCGCGTCGTTCGGCGCGATGTGCCTCGCTGCGTTGCGCGGCGACGCGGCTTCCGCGCTCCCGATCATCACAGAGACCGTCGCCCGATTCACGGAACAGCGTATGGGCGTCGCAGTGGTCTACGCGCACTGGATGGCTGCCGTGCTTTACAACGGCCTCGGACGGTATGAGGAGGCACAGACAGCCGCCGAATGCGCTGCCGGTCCGAACCCGGGACCTTACGTCTCAACGTGGGCGCTGCCTGAACTCATCGAGGCGGCGGTACGGGCCGGCGACATCCCGGCAGCCGAGCGTGCGTTGGCGTTTCTGGCGGCTTCGACCCAGGCTGGAGGCACCGACTTCGCGCTTGGCATCGAGGCCCGATGCCGCGCTCTGATCACAGTCGGCGCTGCCGCCGAGAGCTTTCACGTTGAGGCGATCGATCGGCTTTCGCGTACCCTGATGCGGCTCGAGTGCGCACGGGCCCGCCTGCTCTACGGGGAGTGGCTGCGCCGGGAGGGGCGACGGACTGATGCCCGGGCCCAGCTCAGACTGGCCTATGAGACGCTCGCAGACATCGGTGCCGAGGCCTTCGCCGAGCGTGCCCGGCGGGAGCTTCAAGCCACCGGCGAGAAGGCCCGTTCGCGGACTGCTGACGATGTCGAGATCCTTACCGACCAGGAGGCGCTCATCGCCCGCCTGGCGGCGGAGGGCCGTACCAACCCCGAGATCGGCATGCAACTGTTCATCAGCGCTCGTACGGTCGAGTGGCACTTGCGAAAGGTTTTCGGCAAACTCGGCGTCGCGTCCCGTCGCGAACTTCCCGCGGTACTGGCGCCGCCGGGGGTGGCATCAGGCGTCTGA
- a CDS encoding PadR family transcriptional regulator translates to MEEVRMTLAVAAVLRAFLEDVSEPRYGYDLMRQTSFPSGKLYPILARLESAGWLIKEREEIDPATAGRPARRLYRLSADGVRAARHALAVVNEQLRLRETSPASARPVVERA, encoded by the coding sequence ATGGAAGAGGTTCGAATGACCCTCGCCGTTGCAGCGGTGCTCCGCGCCTTCCTTGAGGACGTGAGCGAACCGCGCTACGGCTACGACTTGATGCGCCAGACCAGCTTTCCCAGCGGCAAGCTCTATCCGATCCTCGCCCGCCTCGAGAGTGCCGGCTGGCTCATCAAGGAGCGCGAGGAGATCGACCCAGCCACTGCAGGCAGGCCCGCACGAAGGCTTTACCGGCTCAGCGCCGATGGAGTCCGTGCCGCACGACATGCGCTCGCGGTCGTCAACGAGCAGCTCCGGTTGCGTGAGACGTCGCCCGCCTCGGCTCGACCGGTGGTTGAGCGCGCGTGA
- a CDS encoding peroxidase family protein: MNTSTGAKASAENAPDLTGGPARYGRMFPDLEPLNCDLGVLTHPGERGGVCDGSATPGPEQPSDDAAEAAGWPFFGQLIAHDITADRSPIASATAPEVLRNARSPKLNLEMLYSDGPIGSPYLFDVADPAKFLLGPDGTDLPRNQQGVAIIGDPRNDSHLFVMTLHLSLLRAHNRIVDLLREDGVPEADVFAAAQTALTWHYQWIVIHDFLPRLAGADLVRQILAEGGRWYSPPRNEAYIPLEFSHAAYRYGHGQIRHRYRLLADDTEVPVFPDLVGFHPARADHRLDLSQIFDFPGRPPAQRAKRLDGRLPASLLNLPRQLTGAVDATAHSSLAVRDLMRGGTTALPSGEAVARLLDEIPLTTAQLGKTWPHDTPLWFYILKEAEHRGSGDRLGPVGGRIVAEVLVGLVRADPASYLAREPDWTPTLPASGGTFGLADLVVMGMPDGNI; the protein is encoded by the coding sequence ATGAATACCTCGACCGGTGCGAAGGCGTCAGCCGAAAACGCTCCGGATCTGACCGGTGGGCCCGCTCGCTACGGACGGATGTTCCCAGATCTGGAACCGCTGAACTGTGACCTCGGGGTGTTGACGCACCCCGGCGAGCGCGGGGGTGTCTGCGACGGTTCCGCGACGCCGGGCCCGGAGCAGCCGAGCGACGACGCCGCCGAGGCTGCCGGCTGGCCGTTCTTCGGTCAGCTTATCGCCCACGACATCACTGCCGACCGGTCGCCGATCGCCTCGGCGACCGCGCCGGAGGTACTGCGTAACGCGCGCTCGCCGAAGCTCAACTTGGAGATGCTCTACTCGGACGGTCCGATCGGCTCTCCTTACCTGTTCGACGTGGCCGACCCGGCGAAGTTCCTCCTCGGTCCGGACGGCACCGACCTGCCTCGCAACCAGCAGGGAGTGGCGATCATCGGCGATCCGCGCAACGACTCCCATTTGTTCGTGATGACGCTGCACCTCTCCTTGCTGCGCGCGCACAACCGGATCGTCGATCTGCTGCGTGAGGACGGTGTCCCGGAAGCCGACGTATTCGCCGCGGCGCAGACCGCCCTCACCTGGCATTACCAGTGGATTGTGATTCACGACTTCTTGCCGCGTCTTGCGGGTGCGGACCTGGTCAGGCAGATACTTGCCGAAGGCGGCCGCTGGTACTCCCCACCACGGAACGAGGCATACATCCCGCTGGAGTTCTCCCACGCGGCCTACCGCTACGGCCATGGGCAGATCCGCCACCGCTACCGACTCCTCGCCGACGATACCGAGGTGCCGGTTTTCCCCGATCTAGTCGGATTCCACCCGGCACGCGCCGACCATCGACTGGACCTCTCACAGATCTTCGACTTCCCAGGCCGCCCGCCGGCGCAGCGTGCCAAACGCCTCGACGGCCGACTCCCCGCCAGCCTACTCAACCTCCCCAGGCAGCTCACCGGCGCCGTAGACGCCACCGCGCACAGTTCCCTGGCAGTCCGGGACCTGATGCGCGGCGGGACCACTGCCCTGCCCAGCGGGGAGGCGGTCGCCCGGCTGCTGGACGAAATCCCGCTGACCACCGCGCAACTGGGTAAGACGTGGCCGCATGACACCCCGCTGTGGTTCTACATCCTCAAAGAGGCCGAGCACCGAGGCAGTGGCGACCGGCTCGGCCCCGTTGGCGGCCGCATCGTCGCCGAGGTCCTCGTCGGCCTGGTCCGCGCCGACCCGGCGAGCTACCTGGCGCGTGAGCCGGACTGGACACCGACCCTGCCTGCCAGTGGCGGGACGTTCGGATTGGCGGATCTGGTGGTCATGGGGATGCCTGACGGGAACATTTAG
- a CDS encoding aldehyde dehydrogenase (NADP(+)) encodes MILTGELLIGASAVPPTTGTMKALNPATGEVIDPEFAFGGPVEVDRAIRLADEAFDSYSHTSLEERASFLELIADKIEAVSEELAARASLETGLPAAQLEGEAVRTAAVFRKFATVVRQGRFLQAAIDPAQPDRQPTPRMDHRLQKVALGPVVIFGSSNFPISYSVAGGDTASALAAGCPVVLKAHNAHPGTSEIQGRIIQAAVAEAGLHEGVFSLIRGAGNEIGETLVDHPLVRAVTFTGSEGGGMALYRRGQQRHDPIPVFTEMTSVNPNFVLPAALAARSAEIGSGLVQRAMYNVGQACLKPAILIAIDGPGFQEARDTLAAEVERADARTMLTPGIHDSYYHNVQRMEDGGATRVSAGSAATHAWDGQSLLYEVTGEQLLTDPELREEVFGPFILLVKLTGPDQLLEVARAFRGQLTAILHADPADRATAEQLLPILERRTGRIVFNAYSMPQETSYATTHGGPFPATSDSRFTSVGMGAIERFLRPVTYQNFPDEYLPQTLREANPLKLWRLRDGELTQQ; translated from the coding sequence ATGATACTCACCGGAGAACTGCTGATCGGGGCGTCCGCTGTGCCCCCCACCACGGGGACGATGAAGGCGCTCAACCCGGCCACCGGAGAGGTGATCGACCCCGAGTTCGCGTTCGGCGGCCCGGTCGAGGTCGACCGCGCCATCCGTCTCGCTGATGAGGCGTTCGACAGCTACAGTCACACCAGCCTGGAGGAGCGAGCCTCGTTCCTCGAACTCATCGCGGACAAGATCGAGGCGGTCTCGGAAGAACTCGCCGCACGCGCATCTCTGGAGACGGGCCTGCCCGCCGCCCAGTTGGAGGGCGAAGCGGTGCGGACTGCTGCCGTGTTCCGCAAATTCGCGACCGTCGTTCGTCAGGGCCGATTCCTCCAGGCCGCGATCGACCCCGCCCAGCCGGACCGCCAGCCCACACCGCGCATGGACCACCGGTTGCAGAAAGTGGCCCTGGGCCCGGTCGTGATCTTCGGCTCGAGCAACTTCCCGATCTCCTACTCGGTGGCGGGCGGCGACACCGCCTCGGCCTTGGCGGCCGGCTGCCCCGTCGTCCTCAAGGCCCACAACGCCCACCCCGGCACATCCGAGATCCAGGGCCGCATCATCCAGGCGGCCGTCGCCGAGGCCGGACTCCACGAGGGTGTCTTCTCCCTCATCCGAGGCGCCGGCAACGAGATCGGCGAAACACTCGTGGATCACCCTCTGGTCCGGGCGGTCACCTTCACCGGCTCCGAGGGCGGCGGTATGGCCCTGTACCGCCGAGGTCAGCAGCGTCACGACCCGATCCCCGTCTTCACCGAGATGACCAGCGTCAACCCGAACTTCGTGCTGCCCGCCGCCCTGGCCGCCCGCAGTGCCGAGATTGGCAGTGGCCTCGTTCAGCGCGCCATGTACAACGTCGGACAGGCCTGTCTGAAGCCCGCCATCCTCATCGCCATCGACGGACCCGGCTTCCAGGAGGCACGGGACACGCTGGCGGCCGAGGTGGAAAGGGCGGACGCGCGGACCATGCTCACGCCTGGCATCCACGATTCCTATTACCACAACGTGCAGCGTATGGAGGACGGCGGCGCCACCCGGGTCAGTGCTGGATCCGCTGCGACTCACGCGTGGGACGGCCAGTCCCTCCTATACGAGGTCACCGGTGAGCAGCTACTGACCGATCCCGAACTGCGCGAGGAGGTGTTCGGCCCGTTCATCCTGCTGGTCAAACTGACCGGCCCGGACCAGCTGCTCGAAGTCGCCCGAGCGTTCCGCGGCCAACTCACGGCAATCTTGCATGCCGACCCGGCCGACCGGGCCACCGCCGAACAGCTTCTGCCCATTCTGGAGCGGCGCACCGGCCGCATCGTGTTCAACGCCTACTCGATGCCACAGGAGACCTCCTACGCCACTACGCACGGCGGCCCGTTCCCGGCCACGTCCGACAGCCGCTTCACCTCGGTCGGCATGGGCGCCATCGAACGGTTCCTGCGACCGGTCACGTACCAGAACTTCCCCGACGAATACCTGCCTCAGACGCTGCGCGAAGCGAACCCGCTGAAGCTGTGGCGGCTCAGGGACGGAGAACTGACCCAGCAGTGA
- a CDS encoding alpha/beta hydrolase translates to MAASVKNPVVLIHGACVPAVQWKRWTARYSARGHSVVTVAVPLAPDSDDCLRPKFPNQGAAAMDYYEHLLQSIAEPPILIGHCIGGVVVQYLLDRGLGVAGVALNTPPLSSHRPRRFEAARQWLRLSRPATPPAPPVGASRSRAPLLLVGSGMDDLVPASLIEQAAERGPEGTVTSYLEYPDACHHLVHTPGWQQINDDVLDWATLYAAPDRLTGADI, encoded by the coding sequence ATGGCGGCGTCCGTGAAGAACCCGGTCGTGCTGATTCACGGCGCCTGCGTCCCAGCCGTCCAATGGAAGCGTTGGACAGCCCGGTACTCGGCACGCGGCCACTCGGTTGTCACCGTCGCCGTTCCACTGGCCCCCGACTCTGATGACTGCCTGCGTCCAAAGTTCCCCAACCAGGGTGCAGCCGCCATGGACTACTACGAGCACCTCCTGCAATCCATTGCCGAGCCGCCCATTCTCATCGGCCACTGCATTGGCGGTGTTGTCGTTCAGTACCTGCTGGATCGTGGGCTCGGTGTGGCCGGCGTTGCGTTGAACACGCCTCCGCTTTCCTCGCACCGTCCGCGTCGTTTCGAGGCGGCTAGGCAGTGGCTCCGTTTGTCGCGCCCGGCGACTCCACCCGCTCCCCCAGTCGGCGCATCGAGGTCACGGGCACCGCTCTTGCTGGTCGGGAGCGGGATGGACGATCTCGTTCCAGCGAGCCTAATCGAACAGGCCGCGGAGCGGGGCCCGGAAGGCACGGTCACCAGCTATCTGGAGTACCCGGACGCCTGTCATCACCTGGTGCACACCCCGGGCTGGCAGCAGATAAACGACGACGTTCTTGACTGGGCGACGTTGTACGCCGCCCCCGACCGTTTGACCGGCGCCGACATCTGA
- a CDS encoding isochorismatase family cysteine hydrolase gives MSETYDPHRTAVLLVDPYNDFLSEGGKSWPRVKPMAEEVGLLEHMGSVVASAREAGIRVVFVPHRRWEPGDYETWDHPNPTQRGLMERHVFARGTWGGEFHDDFQPQAGDIVAKEHWAQSGFANTDLDMQLKQHGISHVALIGLLANTCIESTGRFAMELGYHVTLVRDATAAFLPEMMHAAHELNGPTYAHAITTTDELTAAFKGVQA, from the coding sequence GTGTCCGAGACGTATGACCCACACCGAACCGCGGTTCTGCTGGTCGACCCCTACAACGACTTCCTATCCGAAGGGGGCAAGTCGTGGCCGCGAGTGAAGCCCATGGCCGAGGAGGTCGGACTGCTGGAGCACATGGGTTCCGTCGTCGCTTCCGCGCGCGAGGCCGGCATACGCGTGGTGTTCGTTCCACACCGTCGCTGGGAGCCGGGTGACTACGAGACGTGGGATCATCCCAATCCCACGCAGCGCGGTCTGATGGAAAGGCACGTCTTCGCCCGGGGCACCTGGGGCGGGGAGTTCCACGACGACTTCCAGCCGCAGGCGGGCGACATCGTTGCCAAGGAGCACTGGGCGCAGAGCGGGTTCGCCAACACCGACCTGGACATGCAGCTCAAGCAGCACGGCATCAGCCATGTAGCGCTCATCGGCCTGCTGGCGAACACCTGCATCGAGTCGACCGGCCGCTTCGCCATGGAACTCGGCTACCACGTGACACTGGTGCGCGATGCCACCGCGGCCTTCCTGCCGGAAATGATGCACGCCGCGCACGAACTGAACGGTCCCACCTACGCCCACGCGATCACCACCACCGACGAGCTGACCGCGGCTTTCAAGGGAGTCCAAGCATGA
- a CDS encoding AAA family ATPase: MDVKVAGVQSQIVGRAEDVQRICEFFAENPGHGLHVIGDAGVGKTTLLDATAEAMTRAGTRVLRADGVEFEADIMFAGLHQLLTPLLDDVAELPPEHRDGLRIALGLDPGPAPDRLLVVNATLTLLRRSSAGAPLVLMVDDLPWLDKASAIVLGFVARRLSGSRVGFLAASRSGEPTLLDRSGLAEIHLEPLDEVSAHLLLAAYHPALAARVRARVVADAGGNPLALLELPAELSASQRSALEELPSVLPLGQRLRTLFAARIAVLSDLGRELLLLAALDGTGDLTVLFSASALSEAEMWDVLTAAEQQNLIRVDPSTRRVVYRHPLIRSAVVDAATIAERRSAYMALAEALADRPERRAQHLAEAAIQPDEEVAHLLHDAGRSALHRGDTVGAVATLIRSADLSPDSGDRGRRLAEAAYAGAEAKGDITGASDLLRRAQSADLDPTGTLYAAAAAVYVLLDAEAPLEIAYRLLVGAIEAAGPHYDADDEALIDALHTLQLVCWWGGREQWWPPFLEAVSKVTPAPPPVLALAAKTFPDPARTGTVTTADLDEVRWVLRQTQDPTLLIRGATASVYVDRVSELRDRLWEMIRAGRAGGRPPRRHLGALMHLCMEGFLVGEWEEAQNLIDEGMALCADGYPFFAWYFQFNQVLLHGARGRADEGNALAEQMVRWATRRGVGAAVAFAHQAATLVNLGGGDYEAAYRHATALSAPGTLSPYTAHALWGVFDLVEAAVRTGRMAEATAHVQAAKDLEIGRLSDRYEMLALGAAGLVAPDEEAVELLRRALRAPNADRWVFEAARIRLALGERLRRAAARGEAREPLTAALESFIALGAAPWAERARTELRATGQPTGRVVVQNPLTPQELEIAQMAASGLTNRQIGERLYLSHRTVGSHLYQAFPKLGITTRAALRDALATMQEG, from the coding sequence ATGGACGTCAAGGTGGCCGGTGTCCAATCCCAGATCGTCGGACGCGCCGAGGATGTACAAAGAATCTGTGAGTTCTTCGCCGAGAACCCGGGGCACGGATTGCACGTGATCGGGGATGCCGGAGTCGGCAAGACCACCCTGCTGGATGCCACCGCCGAAGCGATGACCAGGGCGGGAACGCGCGTACTGCGCGCGGACGGCGTCGAGTTCGAGGCGGACATCATGTTCGCCGGGCTCCACCAGCTTCTGACCCCCCTGCTGGACGATGTCGCGGAACTGCCGCCGGAACACCGCGACGGGTTGCGCATCGCGCTCGGCCTCGACCCCGGACCGGCGCCTGACCGGCTCTTGGTCGTCAACGCCACCCTGACGCTGCTGAGGAGGTCCTCCGCAGGTGCCCCGCTGGTTCTGATGGTCGACGACCTGCCGTGGCTGGACAAAGCCAGCGCCATCGTCCTCGGCTTCGTCGCCCGCCGCCTGTCCGGCAGCCGAGTGGGCTTCCTCGCGGCCTCGCGAAGCGGCGAGCCGACGCTGCTCGACCGGAGTGGGTTGGCCGAAATCCATCTGGAACCGCTCGACGAGGTCTCCGCCCACCTCCTGCTCGCCGCCTACCATCCCGCACTGGCCGCCCGGGTACGGGCCCGAGTGGTGGCCGACGCCGGGGGCAACCCGCTCGCTCTGCTCGAACTACCCGCCGAGCTCAGTGCTTCGCAGCGGTCGGCGCTGGAGGAGTTGCCCTCCGTCCTTCCTCTGGGCCAGCGGCTTCGCACCCTGTTCGCGGCGCGCATCGCCGTCCTGTCCGACCTCGGCCGTGAGCTGCTGCTGCTCGCCGCTCTCGACGGAACCGGCGATCTCACGGTTCTCTTCTCTGCCTCCGCCCTGTCCGAGGCCGAGATGTGGGATGTCCTGACCGCTGCAGAGCAACAGAACCTTATCCGGGTGGACCCCTCGACACGACGCGTGGTCTACCGGCATCCGCTGATCCGATCGGCGGTGGTCGACGCTGCAACCATCGCCGAACGCCGCTCCGCGTACATGGCTCTCGCCGAAGCGCTGGCCGACCGGCCTGAGCGCCGGGCCCAGCATTTGGCCGAGGCGGCGATTCAGCCCGACGAGGAGGTCGCTCACCTCCTGCATGACGCGGGGCGCTCAGCTCTGCATCGAGGCGACACGGTCGGCGCCGTGGCCACGCTCATCCGCTCGGCCGACCTGAGCCCGGACAGCGGCGACCGCGGCCGGCGCCTCGCCGAGGCGGCCTACGCCGGGGCGGAGGCAAAGGGGGACATCACTGGCGCCTCGGACCTGTTGCGGCGCGCGCAGAGTGCTGATCTGGACCCGACCGGCACGCTGTACGCGGCCGCCGCCGCCGTATACGTGCTCCTCGACGCCGAAGCCCCACTCGAGATCGCCTACCGTTTGCTGGTCGGAGCGATCGAGGCGGCCGGACCCCATTACGACGCCGACGACGAGGCCCTCATCGACGCTCTGCACACCCTTCAGCTTGTGTGCTGGTGGGGTGGGCGAGAACAGTGGTGGCCGCCGTTCCTGGAGGCCGTGAGCAAGGTGACGCCGGCGCCGCCGCCTGTGCTGGCCCTGGCCGCCAAGACATTTCCCGACCCCGCGCGGACCGGCACCGTGACCACGGCCGACCTCGACGAAGTGCGCTGGGTGCTGCGTCAGACGCAGGATCCGACACTGCTGATCCGCGGTGCGACCGCCAGTGTGTATGTGGACCGGGTCAGTGAGCTGCGGGATCGGCTTTGGGAGATGATTCGCGCCGGGCGCGCGGGCGGCCGGCCGCCCCGCCGACATCTCGGGGCTCTGATGCACCTTTGCATGGAGGGCTTCCTCGTCGGCGAGTGGGAGGAAGCTCAGAATCTGATCGACGAGGGGATGGCCCTTTGCGCTGACGGGTACCCCTTCTTCGCCTGGTACTTCCAGTTCAACCAGGTGCTGCTTCACGGCGCGCGAGGCCGGGCCGACGAAGGCAACGCGTTGGCCGAGCAGATGGTGCGGTGGGCCACCCGCCGAGGGGTCGGAGCCGCCGTGGCCTTCGCTCACCAGGCGGCCACCTTGGTCAACCTGGGCGGCGGCGACTACGAGGCGGCCTACCGGCACGCCACCGCACTCAGCGCGCCAGGTACTCTCTCGCCCTACACCGCGCACGCGCTGTGGGGGGTCTTCGACCTCGTCGAGGCGGCTGTGCGCACCGGCCGGATGGCTGAGGCGACGGCGCACGTCCAGGCCGCGAAGGACCTGGAGATCGGTCGCCTCTCCGACCGCTACGAGATGCTCGCGCTAGGCGCTGCGGGACTCGTCGCGCCGGACGAGGAGGCGGTCGAGCTCCTTCGGCGCGCGTTGCGCGCACCGAACGCGGACCGGTGGGTGTTCGAGGCCGCTCGCATCCGGTTGGCGCTCGGAGAGCGCCTTCGGCGTGCGGCCGCGAGGGGCGAGGCCCGAGAGCCGCTGACCGCGGCGTTGGAATCGTTCATCGCGCTCGGCGCGGCGCCGTGGGCCGAACGGGCCCGAACAGAGCTGCGCGCCACCGGTCAGCCGACCGGACGGGTTGTCGTGCAGAACCCTCTGACGCCGCAAGAACTGGAGATAGCGCAGATGGCGGCGTCCGGTCTTACCAACAGGCAGATCGGTGAAAGGCTCTACCTGTCGCACCGGACCGTGGGTTCGCACCTCTACCAGGCTTTTCCGAAGCTCGGAATCACCACACGCGCGGCTTTGCGCGATGCGCTTGCCACCATGCAAGAAGGCTGA
- a CDS encoding universal stress protein has translation METRVKEDERRRYVVSVDGSESSRKALAWALTQADLVGALVDCVFVWDFLHLWDVEGEWSVPDDVWAPERDGQRMLTNVLAEVAGPQPAVPVTARTIRGAAAAALLEAAKGADLLVVGSRGHSALTEFVLGSVSLRVIHLAPCPVVVIPAK, from the coding sequence ATGGAGACGCGTGTGAAAGAGGACGAGCGCAGGCGCTATGTGGTTAGTGTGGACGGTTCAGAGAGTTCGCGGAAGGCTCTAGCCTGGGCTCTCACCCAAGCCGATTTAGTCGGCGCGCTGGTGGACTGCGTATTCGTGTGGGACTTCCTGCATCTGTGGGACGTCGAGGGTGAATGGAGCGTGCCGGACGACGTTTGGGCCCCGGAACGGGACGGTCAGCGCATGTTGACCAACGTGCTTGCCGAGGTCGCAGGTCCCCAGCCGGCCGTGCCAGTCACTGCGCGCACGATACGGGGTGCCGCGGCGGCGGCACTCCTCGAGGCGGCGAAGGGTGCAGACCTGTTGGTCGTCGGGAGCCGGGGCCACTCGGCGCTGACTGAGTTCGTCCTTGGCTCCGTGAGCCTGCGGGTGATCCATCTCGCGCCCTGCCCGGTGGTCGTCATTCCCGCGAAGTGA